The window TCAAGTATCCAGCGAACGGCCGCCTACGATGGTCGCCATCGCAGTGATCGAGCCAAGCCCGTCAGGGAGAGTTCGCGTCGCGGGAACTTCGTTCTCGCTGCTTCATGGAGCTTCTCGACGAATTTCTTGACGTCCTCGAGCGCACGATCAGCCCACTCGGAGGATGCGATCCTCGAGATCTCCGATCGTACACAGCCGAGCGAGGTGCTCGAGCTTGGCGAACGCACCACCGTTCCGAAACAGAGTGCGTTCGCTCGCCCAGTCCTTCGGGGCGACGTTCTGTCCCAGGTAGTTGGCGTACGCCTCGACGGCGAAGTGCGCGAACAGCAGTGTCGCTAGGTGCAGGTGCTGTCGGCCGGACGTTCCGTCGCGTCGTAGTTGCTGGTAGTGCCGCGCGGCAGTCCAGAGCTCAACGTGGGTGTAGAACGTCGAAGCGGATGTGGGCTCGAGCAGCCTTTTGCCGACGCCGCCGAGTGGGAGTCGCCCATCATCGCCGTCGGCCGTTCGTCACGTTGGGCATCGCGCGCGCGGACGTGCGCGATGTCGACACCTCTCGGGAATGGGCGCGCTTCAGTGGCGTCGGTTTTCGGACCCGGGGGCCGAGACGATGACAGCCACCCGCCGGAATCGAACCGGCGACCTACTGATTACGAATCAGTTGCTCTACCGACTGAGCTAGGGTGGCCAACGCCGCACCGGTAACCCACGCGACGTCGCGCTTGGCGCCCGGTGTCGACCCGCCTTGGGTACCGAAGCGACGCCGGCTCGGCAACTCCTGGGCAACCGGTGGCGGCGCCCAGGGCGGGCGGGCTGCTGAAGCCGGGCGAGCGGCGGCTCCCACCGGGACGGGCACGACCGCGCACGACCCGTGACCCGGCGGCCCGATCCTTGGCCAACGCCACCCCTCGCTGTATTCCACCGCCCGGAGCTCGCGCACCGCGCGAGCGGGGAGGTGGTGTGTGATGCAAGCTCGTCGTTCTCCAGGATGGCGCGCCTCGGCCATGGGGGCGCTGGCGCTTCTCGCCGTGCTCGCCACGGCGTGCTCGAGCGTGCAGACGCGCTCGATCCACTTCGTCGGCCGCCCGGAGTTCCCGCCGACCGACCCGGCGACCGTCGAGATCCTGTCGCGTCCGCCCGAGCGGCCGCACTGGGTGCTGGGGCAGATCATCGCCGAGCCGCAGGGCAACCCGGGCGACGCGGCCATCGAGGAGAAGCTGCGCGAGGACGCGGCGGCGATGGGCGGCAACGCGGTGGTGATCGTCCACGACGGCCTGCGCCGCGTCGGCGCGGTGTGGCAGGGCGGACCGTGGTGGGGCGGCGGCACGATCCACCCGGTCATGGGCCAGGTGATCTCGGCGATCGTCGTCCGCTTCAAGCCCGAGGGCGAGCCTTGATCTGACGGCGACCCGCGCGGGTCGGCGTCACACCGCGATCCCGAACGCCCCGCACGTCGCCCACGCGCCGAACGCGACCCCGAGCGGGATCGTGATGTTGTCGTCGATCCGCACCGGCAGCGCGTCGACCAGCATGCCGAGCGCGGCGACCACGAAGCTCGCCTCGAGCCGCGTCGAGAGGGTGACCGGCACGGCGGCGCCCCACGCGAGCACGGCAGCCGACACCGCGAAGGTCGCCGCGAAGAACGCGAGCGAGCCCTCGAGCGTCTTGCGTCCGATCAGGCGGTGGCGCCCGAAGCGGATGCCGACCACCGCGGACAGCGGGTCGGCGATCGCGAGCGTGTAGATCGCGATCAGCGCGATGGGCTTGGGGAACGTCAGGATCGTGAGCAGGATCGCGATCGCATAGGGCGTCATCGCGGCCTCGCGCGCCTGCTCCTCGGCGCGCAGCAGCGTCCGGTTGATCCACGGCACGCGCGCCGCGAGCTCGGGGTAGTGGATGCGCACGCGATCGACGATGTAGACCAGGCACGCGACCACGCCGAAGAGCTGCACGAGCTGCTCGCGCGTCAAGAGCAACGCGTACGCGGTCGCGATGACGACGCCGTTCGCGAGGTGGAAGAGGCGCCTGCCGGGCTGAAAGTGCGAGCGCGTCGCGCCCGGCGCGGCGTCGGCGCTCGCTCCGTCCTTCGCGCTGGGCGCGGCGCTCGCGCTCGCACCGCCATCGGCGCCGCCGCTCGCATCGCCACCAGCGCCGGGATCACGCCCGGCGCTCGAATCGACGCCGACGCTGCCAACGCCCGCATCGGCACCGGCTCCGCCCACCGACGCCACGTCGCGCTCGCCCGAGTCCGCCTGCGTCTCCCTCTCGCTCACCCGCCTCACCCCCGCGGCGGCCGCCGCCGCTCCGCGAACCACTCGCGGTAGCGCTCCATGCGCGCGCGCTGCGCCTGCGGCGCACGACGCCGGCACGTGCGCGCCTCCTCGCTGCCCGGCGGCGCGCCCCAGCGCACCTCGACGCAGTCGTTGGGGTTGTACGCCATCTCGAGCGCACCCGCGCGCGCGAGCACGTCGGCGAGCGTCAGCGTCCACTCCGATCCGTCGCTGCGCACGTAGGTGAAGCGCCGAGCCGCGGCCTCCTCGTCGAGCATCAGCTCGAGCGCGCGCCGCACCTTCTGCGGATCGGCGCCCGGCGGGATCACGTAGCGCCCGGGACGCTCGGCGACGCGCGCGGGGAAGTTGCGAACGACGTCGATCGCGATCAGCAGCCGCAGGTCGCGCGACGGCGTCGCGAAGTCCTCCCAGGGACCGGTGGTCTCGAAGATCGCCGCGCCCTCGGGCATGGCGATCGTGCTGCGTGTCCGCGCGACGTACTCCTCGCCGTTCGCGACCGAGCGCACGCGCGCGCGCACCTGCTCGTCGAGCGCGTCGATGGTCTCGCGGAACGCGCGCGCGGGATCCTGCGGCTCGGGCGACAGCATGGCGTCGACGCGCTCGTAGAAGGTCTCGACGCCGCCGACGTACTGCTCGAGCGAGAAGTCGCCGAACTCGGGGTGCGCTTCGATCTCGTCGTTGCCGAGCCGGCGCAATCCCCGTCCGTCCGATACGATCGGGCGGAAGTTCTTGAAGCCCGCGCCGCCGAGCTTGGGGTCGACCGCGAAGAGGAAATTGCCCCGCCAGTAGCGCTTGCGCGCGACGGTGTGGTCGGGCTGCGCGTCGACCGCGAGCAAGAGCCCGCCCGCGTCCTCGGTCTGCGGGATGCGCTGCACGACCACCAGCGTGTGCCCGTAGGGATCGGCGAACACGGTGCCTGGACGGAGCGCGCCGGGCTCGATGCGCGTCGGGTAGAGGTCGGTCGCGTCGGCGGCGGCCGGCGTGCGCGCGCTGCCGGAGTGCACGCCCCAGGCGACGTCGCGGCGCAGGAAGTGCAGGAAGCGCGCGACCTCGTCCTGCGCCGACGCCTGCGTCTCGGGGGCGAGGTTCGAGTGCCAGCCGGCGCAGCGCGGCGGCGACGTCGCCGTGCCGCGCGAGCACTTCGAGTAGCCGAACGGCAGGCCGAGCTTCCACGCGAAGTAGGCGCGCAGGAAGTAGGGCAGGTCCGCGCAGTCCGGCGTCAAGCGCATCTTTCCGCTCGAGTCCTCGCGGAGCCCGAGGTGGTCGTGGAGCAGGTTGCGTTCGGGGTCGGCGAGCACGGCGCCGATCCCTTTCCAGGTGGGCTCCGCATCGAGCGGGTCGGTGAAGAGCTGCTCGATCCATGCCGAGTAGAGGCTCTCGGTGCCGCGGTCCCACTCGCGCTCGACGCCCCACACCGCGCCCGCGGGACGCGGACGCGCGGGCGCCGCACCGCTGCCGACCACGATCACCGCGCAGCCGGCGACGTCCGCACCGCGGCCGACCGCGACGCGGTAGGTGCCGGCGCTCGGGGAAGGAATGGTCGTGGTCCACCACCACGGCCCGGCGCCGCGCCGCTCGGCGCTCATCGCCGCGAGCCCGCCGCGCACGTCGCCGACGACCAGCGCGCCCTCGACCTCCTGGGGCGTCGCGGCGACGATCCGCAGCGGCTCGCCGGCGCGCGGCACGCGCGGGCTGGTCAGGAACGCGACCGCGCTGGTCGCGGGGCACGCGGCCGCGTCGACCATGCCGACCGCGGTGCCGGCGCGGGCGGGCGGCGTCGGCGCCGGCGCGACGAGCCACCCGAGCAGCAAGAGGATCGGAAGCGATCGCAGACGCGCAGCTCGAAGCACGCGTAAAGCAGAGCGCGCCCGGGGAGCCGCAGCAAGCGCCGCACGTGCAGCGCGCGCTCAGCCTTCGGCCGCGACCCGGTAGCCGACACGGGGGAAGTGCACGACGATCTCGCCCAGCGCCGGATCGACGCGCTTGACGGCGATCTCGTGCACCGAGCTCGCGACCAGCTCGCCGCGCACCGGATCGAAGCCGTAGTCGTCGGGCGTGACCGACACCGACTGTCCGACGCGCAGACCGTTCGGCTCGCGCGGATCGACGCCGCCCGCCGGCGCTGGCGTCGCGTCGCGTGCGATCGCGAGCGCCTCGGCCGGTGCCATGTCGCTGCGCTCGCCGTGGCCCATCTCGTCGACGCGCTTCGCCCAC is drawn from Candidatus Binatia bacterium and contains these coding sequences:
- a CDS encoding SEC59/DGK1/VTE5 family protein, translated to MSERETQADSGERDVASVGGAGADAGVGSVGVDSSAGRDPGAGGDASGGADGGASASAAPSAKDGASADAAPGATRSHFQPGRRLFHLANGVVIATAYALLLTREQLVQLFGVVACLVYIVDRVRIHYPELAARVPWINRTLLRAEEQAREAAMTPYAIAILLTILTFPKPIALIAIYTLAIADPLSAVVGIRFGRHRLIGRKTLEGSLAFFAATFAVSAAVLAWGAAVPVTLSTRLEASFVVAALGMLVDALPVRIDDNITIPLGVAFGAWATCGAFGIAV